A part of Paenarthrobacter sp. A20 genomic DNA contains:
- a CDS encoding beta-glucoside-specific PTS transporter subunit IIABC, with protein MSKKYEPLAAQIIDLVGGAENIKTFYHCQTRLRFELLDDSRADQAALAATDGVAKTLISGGQFQVVVGMHVKDVHDELERQLSAVGHIPADEKGGKKPDTRKNIGTVIIDFVAGTFQPLIPALSGAGMVKALLALLVLLKVVTPTSQTYMVINFFADAVFYFMPILIAFCAANKLKSNPILAAGVAAIMMHPNWLAMVTAKNPVAFFDIIPLPLTSYAATVIPIILVILVQAHVERWLDKIIPAAVKLVFVPMLTFLIMGTLAMAVLGPIGSILGGYLGTFFGFLSTNAAWAPAVLIGAFLPLMVMFGLHNGVAPLGIVQMAQTGHDSIFGPGAICSNIAMGVATLVVAFRTKSLKMKQIATAGGITALMGITEPALYGVALPKRYPLIAAMIGGGSAGLYAGLTQTHRFATGSSGIPAVLLYIGDDTMQHFINILISLAIGIVVTAVAAFALSLKYEKDIAADTVPATETAPVAVVTTTGDAGSGSANRRSAATATLERTDVIEIMAPCAGTIIPLEDVADPVFSSKTMGPGVGIDPHNGAIVSPCSGTVTVAMDTGHAFGIRSDDGVEMLVHVGIDTVRMNGAGFTGAVARGARVEAGDPLVMADLEAIAAAGHPTTVILVITNHTKVGDVTPSDPVPVGPGDRVLTVTR; from the coding sequence ATGAGCAAGAAGTACGAGCCCTTGGCGGCCCAGATCATTGATCTGGTCGGCGGGGCAGAGAACATCAAGACGTTCTATCACTGCCAGACCCGTCTTCGTTTCGAACTCCTCGACGATAGTAGAGCCGACCAGGCAGCCCTGGCTGCTACCGATGGAGTTGCCAAGACGCTCATCAGTGGCGGCCAGTTCCAGGTGGTTGTCGGCATGCATGTGAAGGACGTCCACGACGAACTCGAACGCCAACTGTCCGCGGTCGGCCACATTCCGGCGGATGAGAAGGGCGGGAAGAAGCCTGACACCAGGAAAAACATCGGCACAGTCATCATCGACTTCGTTGCCGGCACTTTCCAACCGCTGATCCCTGCACTGTCCGGAGCTGGCATGGTCAAAGCCCTTCTGGCTTTGCTGGTGCTGTTGAAGGTCGTTACACCCACGTCGCAGACGTACATGGTGATCAACTTCTTCGCTGACGCCGTTTTTTACTTCATGCCGATCCTGATCGCGTTTTGCGCGGCCAACAAGCTCAAGAGCAACCCCATCCTTGCCGCCGGCGTAGCCGCCATCATGATGCACCCGAACTGGCTCGCCATGGTGACGGCCAAGAACCCTGTTGCTTTCTTCGACATCATCCCGCTGCCCTTGACGAGCTACGCCGCCACGGTCATCCCCATCATCCTGGTCATCCTCGTACAGGCACACGTTGAGCGCTGGCTGGACAAGATCATCCCGGCAGCTGTGAAGCTGGTGTTTGTCCCCATGCTCACGTTCCTGATCATGGGCACTCTCGCCATGGCAGTGCTGGGCCCGATCGGCAGCATCCTCGGTGGTTATCTGGGTACGTTCTTCGGATTCCTGAGCACCAACGCTGCATGGGCACCGGCGGTGCTGATCGGTGCGTTCCTTCCGCTCATGGTCATGTTCGGCCTCCACAATGGTGTTGCACCCCTGGGTATCGTGCAGATGGCCCAGACGGGTCATGACAGCATTTTCGGTCCCGGCGCCATTTGCTCCAATATCGCCATGGGCGTGGCCACCCTTGTTGTCGCGTTCCGCACCAAGAGCCTGAAAATGAAGCAGATCGCCACGGCCGGCGGCATCACCGCCCTCATGGGCATCACCGAACCTGCGTTGTACGGTGTTGCCCTACCCAAGCGATACCCCCTTATCGCAGCCATGATCGGCGGCGGCTCGGCCGGCCTCTACGCCGGGCTGACGCAGACGCACCGATTCGCTACCGGCTCGTCCGGTATCCCCGCGGTCCTGCTCTACATCGGCGACGACACCATGCAGCACTTCATCAACATCCTGATCTCGCTCGCCATCGGCATTGTTGTCACTGCCGTTGCGGCCTTTGCTCTGTCCCTGAAGTACGAAAAGGACATCGCCGCAGACACGGTCCCCGCCACTGAAACCGCCCCGGTTGCGGTGGTAACGACCACCGGAGACGCCGGTTCCGGAAGTGCCAACCGTCGATCGGCAGCAACCGCCACTCTGGAACGGACCGACGTCATTGAGATCATGGCCCCGTGCGCTGGGACGATCATCCCGCTGGAAGATGTTGCCGACCCTGTGTTTTCCTCCAAGACCATGGGCCCGGGAGTCGGTATCGATCCTCACAACGGGGCCATCGTTTCCCCCTGCAGCGGCACGGTGACAGTTGCCATGGACACCGGGCACGCTTTCGGAATCCGCAGCGACGACGGCGTAGAAATGCTCGTGCACGTCGGGATCGACACGGTGAGGATGAACGGCGCGGGCTTCACCGGCGCGGTCGCCCGCGGCGCTCGTGTCGAGGCCGGCGACCCGTTGGTCATGGCAGACCTGGAAGCCATCGCCGCGGCCGGGCACCCCACCACGGTCATCTTGGTCATCACCAACCACACCAAGGTCGGAGACGTCACCCCCTCGGACCCGGTCCCGGTTGGACCTGGTGACCGCGTCCTGACTGTCACCCGCTGA
- a CDS encoding glycoside hydrolase family 1 protein has product MKFKQLKEFPADFLWGASTSAYQVEGAWDADGKGPSVIDARTEFPAGTTDFKVAADHYNRYAEDVALFAELGLKAYRFSVAWTRIIPDGDGAVNQKGVDFYHNLIDELLEKGIEPILTMYHFDLPQVLHERGGWANPATVDAFVEYSRVLYREYGNKVKYWLTINEQNMMILHGDAIGTTHAGGEGRKRDLYQQNHHMFLAQARAMALCHDQLPEAKIGPAPNISNIYAASCDPEDVLAADDWNAIRNWLYLDLAVRGSYHPLAWAYLVENGYEPTIQDGDLDVLKAGRPDFIAFNYYATQTVGASRGDATDLKIRGSDQQIVRGEIGLYRGEDNPHLPKNAFGWDIDPAGFRTTMRAIWDRYRLPLIITENGLGAFDKLENGRVHDDYRIDYLRQHIEQIQLALSDGVEVFGYCPWAAIDLISTHQGAAKRYGFIHVNRDEFDLLDLKRTKKDSFFWYRSLIDSNGGSLQQ; this is encoded by the coding sequence ATGAAATTCAAGCAGCTCAAAGAGTTCCCCGCCGATTTCCTCTGGGGCGCCTCCACGTCCGCCTATCAGGTGGAAGGTGCCTGGGACGCCGACGGCAAAGGCCCGTCCGTGATCGACGCCCGCACCGAATTCCCCGCAGGGACCACTGACTTCAAAGTCGCCGCGGATCACTATAACCGCTACGCAGAAGACGTAGCCCTCTTCGCCGAGCTGGGTCTGAAGGCCTACCGGTTCTCCGTTGCCTGGACGCGCATCATCCCTGACGGCGACGGAGCAGTGAACCAAAAGGGGGTGGATTTTTATCACAACCTCATCGACGAACTGCTCGAAAAGGGCATTGAACCGATCCTCACGATGTACCACTTCGACCTGCCGCAGGTACTCCACGAACGAGGCGGATGGGCCAACCCCGCAACCGTTGATGCCTTCGTCGAATACTCGCGGGTCCTGTACCGCGAGTACGGCAATAAAGTGAAGTACTGGCTCACCATCAACGAGCAGAACATGATGATCCTGCACGGCGACGCGATCGGCACCACACACGCAGGCGGAGAAGGCCGAAAAAGGGATCTGTATCAGCAGAACCACCACATGTTCCTCGCACAGGCGCGCGCTATGGCCCTGTGCCATGACCAACTGCCCGAAGCCAAAATCGGTCCCGCGCCGAACATCTCCAACATTTACGCCGCCAGCTGCGACCCTGAAGACGTCCTCGCAGCCGACGACTGGAACGCCATCCGCAATTGGCTGTACCTTGACCTGGCCGTCCGAGGTTCGTACCACCCTTTGGCTTGGGCATACCTTGTGGAAAATGGCTACGAACCCACCATCCAGGATGGCGACCTTGACGTCCTGAAGGCTGGCCGGCCCGACTTCATCGCCTTCAACTACTACGCAACCCAGACTGTCGGTGCCTCCCGTGGCGATGCCACTGACCTGAAAATCCGCGGATCGGACCAGCAAATTGTCCGAGGTGAAATCGGTTTGTACCGAGGTGAAGACAACCCGCACTTGCCGAAGAATGCCTTCGGCTGGGACATCGATCCGGCCGGTTTCCGAACCACTATGCGCGCTATCTGGGACCGCTACCGGTTGCCCCTCATCATCACAGAGAATGGGCTGGGCGCCTTCGACAAACTGGAAAACGGTCGTGTCCACGATGACTACCGGATCGACTACCTTCGCCAGCACATCGAACAGATCCAGCTGGCGCTCAGCGACGGCGTCGAGGTCTTCGGATACTGCCCTTGGGCAGCCATTGATCTGATTTCGACCCACCAAGGGGCCGCGAAGCGGTACGGTTTCATTCACGTGAACCGTGACGAATTCGATCTGCTTGACCTGAAACGAACCAAGAAGGACAGCTTCTTCTGGTACCGCTCGCTGATAGACAGCAATGGCGGCTCCCTACAGCAGTAA